The following coding sequences are from one Xiphophorus couchianus chromosome 22, X_couchianus-1.0, whole genome shotgun sequence window:
- the LOC114137797 gene encoding peroxisomal N(1)-acetyl-spermine/spermidine oxidase-like, giving the protein MAENVDAKIVIIGCGIAGIAAAHRLVKSGFTNVRILEATGRSGGRIKTGRLGNTMIEIGAAFIHGPSEENPVFCLARDYNLLDPKSLTPENQAVDVGEDPPLVPNWFTSSGQKLNPDDMDPATELFHVILDNTPESKSDKQSWSSVGDFVKSEFQRRTAKKWKNKDKHTRQVLVGAMNSMLKEECCASATHSLEDLDLIGFSMYLSIKGVDCTFPSGAEGLISNLMSELPANLVSYSRPVRCIHWSYSESEENAVMVECEDGEKINADHVIVTVPLGYLKNHHSTLFSPPLPAKKLKSIQKIGFGTCDKIHVEFESPWWDADCEIIYLVWDDEEDISDHVSDINNNWVRKISSFNVVKSSKSGSHVLCGWISGHEAEHMETLPEQEVRRSITELIRRFSGDLTITPTRIECTRWFHDRWTLGSYCHPAIGCSAQNFKNMMEPLPTRGKQQPLQVMFAGEATHPSYYSTMHGALLSGRREADRLISHYS; this is encoded by the exons ATGGCTGAGAATGTGGATGCAAAAATAGTGATCATAGGCTGCGGGATAGCTGGGATCGCAGCGGCTCACAGGCTGGTTAAATCTGGGTTCACTAATGTCCGGATACTTGAAGCCACTGGAAGAAGTGGAGGACGAATTAAAACTGGCAGACTGG GTAATACCATGATAGAAATTGGTGCAGCTTTTATCCACGGTCCGTCTGAAGAGAACCCAGTGTTTTGTCTGGCCCGTGACTATAACCTCCTGGATCCGAAATCCCTCACGCCAGAGAACCAAGCCGTGGATGTTGGTGAAGATCCTCCTCTGGTTCCCAACTGGTTTACCAGTTCAG GTCAGAAGTTGAATCCTGATGACATGGATCCTGCGACAGAGTTGTTTCATGTAATCTTAGACAATACTCCAGAGTCCAAGAGTGACAAACAATCCTGGTCAAGTGTTGGAGATTTCGTGAAATCTGAG TTTCAAAGGCGAACAGCAaagaagtggaaaaataaagataagcACACCAGGCAGGTTCTGGTTGGTGCCATGAATTCTATGCTGAAGGAGGAATGTTGTGCAAGTGCTACTCACTCACTGGAGGACTTAGATCTGATTGGATTCTCTATGTACCTGAGTATAAAAGGAGTGGACTGCACATTCCCAAG TGGTGCTGAGGGCTTAATCAGCAACTTGATGTCAGAGCTCCCCGCCAACTTGGTGTCATACAGTCGGCCTGTACGCTGCATTCACTGGAGCTACAGCGAGAGTGAAGAGAATGCTGTGATGGTGGAGTGTGAGGATGGGGAAAAGATTAATGCTGATCATGTCATTGTCACCGTGCCTCTAG GATACCTGAAGAACCATCACTCAACTCTGTTCTCACCTCCTCTTCCTGCCAAGAAGCTGAAGTCCATTCAGAAAATAGGATTTGGAACATGTGACAAAATCCATGTTGAGTTTGAATCCCCCTGGTGGGATGCTGACTGTGAGATCATTTATCTGGTGTGGGATGATGAG gAGGATATTTCAGACCATGTGTCAGATATAAACAACAACTGGGTTAGGAAGATCTCATCATTTAATGTGGTGAAATCCTCTAAAAG TGGAAGCCATGTTCTCTGCGGTTGGATTTCTGGACACGAGGCGGAGCACATGGAAACACTTCCTGAGCAGGAAGTTAGGCGTTCCATCACAGAGCTCATCCGTAGATTCTCAG GAGACCTTACCATCACACCTACGAGAATCGAGTGTACCCGGTGGTTTCATGATCGCTGGACGTTGGGATCTTACTGCCACCCAGCAATCGGTTGCTCAGCGCAGAATTTTAAGAACATGATGGAGCCCTTGCCAACCAGAGGAAAGCAGCAG CCCCTGCAGGTGATGTTTGCTGGAGAGGCCACTCATCCGTCCTACTACTCAACCATGCATGGAGCACTACTCTCTGGCCGGAGGGAAGCTGACAGACTCATCTCTCACTACTCTTAA
- the LOC114137796 gene encoding peroxisomal N(1)-acetyl-spermine/spermidine oxidase-like, with protein MAGNRNVNIVIIGSGIAGIAACHRLVNSGFTNVHILEATERSGGRIKTGRFGDKVIEIGANWIHGPSEENPVFCLARHYGLLDPEALTQENQAFDLGGETPWITNIFSSSGRKLSEKDIYPALEMFTVLLNESSQFQNQMGEPCTSVGDFIRSEVRKRCVEKWKDIDSATRSFQLCVISGMLKRECCVNGSHSLDEVGLGAFGQYKTFPGLDCTFPGGYEGLIANLMSELPDDIVKYNRPVRSVYWSNNEKQSSVMVECEDGERINADHVIVTVPLGYLKRHHSRLFHPPLPLHKLHSIQRLGFGTNNKIFVEFNEPWWDADCDVIQLVWEDEDALVDQVPDVKSSWIKKLFGFTVLKPTERYGHLLCGWIAGHESEYMETLPEQEVTDVVTQLVRRFTGNPSITPRRIQRSQWFQNPWTNGSYSYLATGCSQQDLENMMEPLPSNASKARPLQVLFAGEATHLCYFSTVHGALLTGWREADRLISHYSSTNPSRRRMAKL; from the exons ATGGCTGGAAACAGGAACGTAAACATTGTTATCATAGGCAGTGGGATAGCGGGGATCGCTGCGTGTCACAGGCTGGTTAATTCTGGGTTCACTAATGTCCACATACTTGAAGCAACTGAAAGAAGTGGAGGACGAATTAAAACTGGCAGGTTTG GTGATAAAGTCATTGAGATTGGGGCAAACTGGATCCATGGACCCTCTGAGGAAAACCCAGTTTTTTGTCTGGCCCGTCATTATGGGCTCTTGGACCCAGAGGCTCTGACCCAAGAAAACCAGGCCTTCGACCTGGGAGGAGAAACACCCTGGATTACCAACATCTTCAGCAGCTCAG GTCGGAAGCTGAGTGAGAAGGACATCTATCCAGCTCTGGAGATGTTTACCGTGCTGCTGAATGAAAGTTCACAGTTTCAGAATCAAATGGGAGAACCCTGTACCAGTGTGGGAGACTTCATACGCTCAGAG GTGAGAAAACGATGTGTGGAGAAGTGGAAAGACATCGACTCAGCCACCAGATCCTTTCAACTGTGTGTGATCAGCGGCATGCTGAAAAGAGAATGCTGTGTTAATGGCTCACACAGCTTAGATGAGGTTGGTCTGGGGGCCTTTGGCCAATACAAGACCTTTCCTGGATTGGACTGTACATTCCCAGG TGGCTATGAAGGTCTGATTGCAAACTTGATGTCAGAGCTCCCTGATGATATAGTAAAGTACAATCGACCTGTGCGGAGTGTCTACTGGAGCAACAACGAGAAACAAAGCTCAGTAATGGTGGAGTGTGAGGACGGGGAGAGGATCAACGCAGATCATGTTATCGTAACAGTGCCTTTAG GATACTTAAAGAGACACCATTCACGTCTGTTCCaccctcctctccctcttcaCAAGCTGCACTCCATCCAGAGGCTCGGCTTTGGaaccaacaacaaaatatttgtgGAGTTCAACGAGCCGTGGTGGGATGCTGACTGTGATGTCATTCAGCTGGTGTGGGAGGATGAG GATGCGTTGGTGGATCAGGTCCCAGATGTGAAGAGTTCTTGGATAAAGAAGCTGTTTGGTTTCACTGTGCTCAAACCCACTGAAAG GTATGGTCATCTTCTCTGTGGGTGGATCGCAGGGCATGAGTCTGAGTACATGGAGACACTACCTGAGCAGGAGGTCACAGATGTTGTCACACAACTTGTCCGCAGATTCACAG GGAATCCTTCCATCACTCCACGGAGGATCCAGCGCTCCCAATGGTTCCAGAACCCCTGGACAAATGGATCTTACAGCTACTTGGCAACGGGCTGCTCACAGCAGGATCTGGAGAACATGATGGAGCCTCTGCCATCCAATGCATCGAAAGCCAGA CCCCTGCAGGTGTTGTTTGCTGGAGAAGCCACTCATCTCTGCTACTTTTCCACCGTCCATGGAGCGCTTCTCACTGGCTGGAGAGAAGCTGACAGACTCATCTCCCACTACTCCTCCACTAATCCCTCCAGGCGCCGAATGGCAAAGCTTTAA
- the mtg1 gene encoding mitochondrial ribosome-associated GTPase 1, giving the protein MKLCQTLKNVDRFRTVFDFGGREVAHWFPGHMAKGLKQMKANLKNVDCILEIHDARIPLSGRNPIFEDSLNVRPHLLVLNKMDLADLSNKQKILKKLENDGVRNVLFTDCLKQRDDNVKKLVPLVMELIKTSDRFNREENRDYCLMVIGVPNVGKSSLINAMRRTNVKKGRASRVGGEPGITKAILTKIQVSERPLMYLLDTPGVLPPKIESVETGMKLALCGTILDHLVGEDVIADYLLFSLNRLRRFGYVEKYDLQEPSDDIQHVLKRIAVKLRKTQRVKAITGVGNITVTIPNYTAAAYNFIRAFRKGELGQVLLD; this is encoded by the exons ATGAAACTGTGCCAGACTCTCAAAAATGTCGACAGATTCAGGACAGTGTTTGACTTTGGAGGCCGGGAGGTGGCTCACTGGTTCCCAGGACACATGGCGAAAG GGTTGAAGCAGATGAAAGCCAACCTCAAGAATGTGGACTGCATCCTAGAAATCCATGATGCCAGA ATCCCCTTGTCTGGAAGAAACCCCATATTTGAGGACTCACTGAATGTAAGGCCACATCTCCTTGTTCTGAACAAGATGGACCTCGCTGATCTATCCAACAAGCAG AAAATCttgaagaaactagaaaatGATGGGGTGAGGAATGTTCTCTTTACGGACTGTTTAAAGCAAAGAGATGACAACGTCAAAAAG tTGGTGCCATTGGTGATGGAATTAATTAAGACCAGTGACCGTTTTAACAGAGAGGAG AATAGAGATTACTGTCTCATGGTGATTGGAGTGCCCAATGTGGGGAAATCATCACTTATTAATGCAATGAGaagaacaaatgttaaaaaag GCCGTGCATCGCGAGTGGGTGGGGAGCCAGGGATAACTAAAGCTATCCTGACTAAAATACAG GTTTCTGAGAGACCATTAATGTACCTGCTGGACACACCCGGCGTGTTACCCCCTAAGATCGAGAGCGTGGAGACGGGCATGAAGCTGGCTTTATGTG GAACTATCCTGGACCATTTGGTGGGTGAAGATGTTATTGCAGACTACCTGCTCTTTTCTTTGAACCGACTCAGGAGGTTTGG ATATGTAGAGAAATATGACCTCCAAGAGCCAAGTGACGACATCCAGCACGTCCTCAAACGTATCGCTGTGAAACTCAGAAAGACTCAGCGAGTCAAAGCCATCACTGGAGTAG GAAACATCACTGTCACCATCCCAAACTACACGGCAGCAGCATACAATTTCATCAGAGCATTCAGGAAAGGAGAACTGGGACAAGTACTCCTGGACTGA
- the sprn gene encoding shadow of prion protein: protein MSGMKQLVATCWTCLLLSAFLCEPALCKGGRGGSRGSSRGSPARSSTAGTYRGGGAYGGTRSRFRVAGRTSPVRVASAAAAGAAVALSADKWYASAYRRSNTDSSEELLDYYNRTNYFDALMSSSTQNGSFLSNAVNVIIATFCAKYGLALDFIQ, encoded by the coding sequence ATGTCAGGAATGAAGCAGCTGGTTGCAACATGCTGGACCTGCCTGCTGCTCTCCGCTTTCCTGTGCGAGCCTGCGCTCTGCAAAGGAGGTCGCGGAGGCTCTCGGGGCTCCTCCCGCGGATCCCCCGCGCGCAGCTCCACAGCGGGGACCTACCGGGGAGGCGGAGCCTACGGCGGGACGCGCTCTCGGTTCAGGGTCGCTGGCCGGACGTCCCCGGTGAGGGTGGCGAGCGCTGCAGCGGCCGGAGCCGCGGTGGCCTTGTCGGCAGACAAATGGTACGCGTCCGCCTACCGCCGCAGCAACACGGACAGCTCGGAGGAGTTGCTGGATTACTACAACAGGACCAATTACTTTGATGCATTAATGTCGAGCTCCACTCAGAACGGATCCTTTCTCTCTAATGCTGTCAATGTTATTATTGCAACATTTTGCGCAAAGTATGGACTCGCGTTGGACTTTATACAGTAG
- the echs1 gene encoding enoyl-CoA hydratase, mitochondrial gives MSFLCRNAALLLKSSRAAPALLSASRLYSSGGQYEYILVEKRGDKNNVGFIQLNRPKALNALCDGLMKELGQALDAFEADKDVGAVVITGSERAFAAGADIKEMQNRTFQECYGGNFLAHWNRVSTVRKPVIAAVNGFALGGGCELAMMCDIIYAGEKAQFGQPEILLGTIPGAGGTQRLTRAVGKSLAMEMVLTGDRINAQEAKQSGLVSKIYPVDQLISEAVKCGEKIAANSKLISAMAKEAVNAAYELTLAEGNRLEKRLFHSTFATDDRKEGMTAFVEKRKANFQDQ, from the exons ATGTCCTTTTTGTGCAGAAACGCAGCTTTGCTCCTGAAGTCCTCCAGAGCAGCGCCGGCCCTGCTGTCCGCCAGCCGCCTCTACAGCTCAG GTGGTCAGTACGAGTATATTTTGGTGGAAAAGCGAGGTGACAAGAATAATGTAGGCTTCATTCAGCTGAACCGACCCAAGGCTCTCAACGCTCTCTGTGACGGCCTAATGAAGGAGCTGGGACAGGCGCTGGACGCCTTTGAAGCCGACAAAGACGTTGGAGCTGTTGTCATCACGGGCAGCGAGAGAGCCTTTGCTG ctgGAGCAGATATTAAAGAGATGCAGAATCGAACTTTTCAGGAATGTTATGGTGGGAACTTTCTGGCTCACTGGAACAGAGTGTCCACAGTGAGGAAACCTGTAATCGCAGCTGTTAATGGATTTGCT CTGGGTGGAGGCTGTGAGCTAGCCATGATGTGTGACATCATCTATGCTGGAGAGAAGGCGCAGTTTGGCCAACCAGAGATCCTGCTGGGGACCATCCCAG GGGCGGGAGGTACCCAACGCCTGACTCGTGCTGTTGGCAAATCCCTGGCAATGGAGATGGTACTAACAGGAGACAGGATTAATGCTCAGGAGGCCAAACAGTCAG gtttGGTGAGTAAAATTTATCCTGTGGACCAGCTCATATCTGAGGCTGTTAAATGTGGGGAGAAAATTGCTGCCAATTCCAAGCTGATCAGCGCCATGGCTAAAGAAGCTGTGAATGCAG CTTATGAACTGACTTTGGCTGAAGGAAATCGCTTGGAAAAGCGATTGTTCCATTCTACCTTTGCAACG GATGACCGTAAGGAAGGCATGACTGCATttgtggagaaaagaaaagccaatTTCCAGGACCAGTAA
- the fuom gene encoding fucose mutarotase isoform X4 encodes MVVLKGIPSVLSPELLYALAKMGHGDELVLADANFPASSICACGPKEIRADGLGIPQLLEAILKLLPLDTYVDRPTAVMDLVKSDKQRRLAVPVWDTYTQLLSQAGSQGNCSLWKLNIEEGSHSC; translated from the exons ATGGTGGTTCTGAAGGGGATCCCCTCTGTTTTATCACCCGAGCTGCTGTATGCGCTGGCCAAAATGGGCCATGGGGATGAACTGG TACTTGCAGATGCTAATTTCCCTGCGTCTTCTATTTGTGCCTGTGGTCCAAAAGAGATCAGAGCTGATG GTCTGGGAATCCCACAACTTTTAGAGgcgattttaaagttgttgccCTTGGATACCTACGTCGACAGACCG ACAGCAGTCATGGATCTGGTAAAGAGTGACAAGCAGAGACGTTTAGCTGTCCCAGTGTGGGACACTTACACACAGCTCCTCAGCCAGGCAGGCTCACAG gGAAACTGCTCTTTATGGAAACTTAATATTGAAGAAGGGAGTCATTCCTGCTGA
- the fuom gene encoding fucose mutarotase isoform X1, whose product MVVLKGIPSVLSPELLYALAKMGHGDELVLADANFPASSICACGPKEIRADGLGIPQLLEAILKLLPLDTYVDRPTAVMDLVKSDKQRRLAVPVWDTYTQLLSQAGSQSSLEKMERFNFYERAKKAYAVVATGCVFFCFNLKVVGVSKCSPEELVSCMF is encoded by the exons ATGGTGGTTCTGAAGGGGATCCCCTCTGTTTTATCACCCGAGCTGCTGTATGCGCTGGCCAAAATGGGCCATGGGGATGAACTGG TACTTGCAGATGCTAATTTCCCTGCGTCTTCTATTTGTGCCTGTGGTCCAAAAGAGATCAGAGCTGATG GTCTGGGAATCCCACAACTTTTAGAGgcgattttaaagttgttgccCTTGGATACCTACGTCGACAGACCG ACAGCAGTCATGGATCTGGTAAAGAGTGACAAGCAGAGACGTTTAGCTGTCCCAGTGTGGGACACTTACACACAGCTCCTCAGCCAGGCAGGCTCACAG AGCTCTCTGGAGAAAATGGAAAGATTTAATTTCTACGAACGAGCTAAAAAGGCATACGCTGTCGTGGCAACAGGGTGcgtatttttctgctttaactTAAAGGTGGTGGGGGTGTCCAAGTGCAGTCCAGAAGAGCTggtgtcctgcatgttttag
- the fuom gene encoding fucose mutarotase isoform X3: protein MVVLKGIPSVLSPELLYALAKMGHGDELVLADANFPASSICACGPKEIRADGLGIPQLLEAILKLLPLDTYVDRPTAVMDLVKSDKQRRLAVPVWDTYTQLLSQAGSQVVGVSKCSPEELVSCMF, encoded by the exons ATGGTGGTTCTGAAGGGGATCCCCTCTGTTTTATCACCCGAGCTGCTGTATGCGCTGGCCAAAATGGGCCATGGGGATGAACTGG TACTTGCAGATGCTAATTTCCCTGCGTCTTCTATTTGTGCCTGTGGTCCAAAAGAGATCAGAGCTGATG GTCTGGGAATCCCACAACTTTTAGAGgcgattttaaagttgttgccCTTGGATACCTACGTCGACAGACCG ACAGCAGTCATGGATCTGGTAAAGAGTGACAAGCAGAGACGTTTAGCTGTCCCAGTGTGGGACACTTACACACAGCTCCTCAGCCAGGCAGGCTCACAG GTGGTGGGGGTGTCCAAGTGCAGTCCAGAAGAGCTggtgtcctgcatgttttag
- the fuom gene encoding fucose mutarotase isoform X2, which translates to MVVLKGIPSVLSPELLYALAKMGHGDELVLADANFPASSICACGPKEIRADGLGIPQLLEAILKLLPLDTYVDRPTAVMDLVKSDKQRRLAVPVWDTYTQLLSQAGSQSSLEKMERFNFYERAKKAYAVVATGETALYGNLILKKGVIPAEMLQ; encoded by the exons ATGGTGGTTCTGAAGGGGATCCCCTCTGTTTTATCACCCGAGCTGCTGTATGCGCTGGCCAAAATGGGCCATGGGGATGAACTGG TACTTGCAGATGCTAATTTCCCTGCGTCTTCTATTTGTGCCTGTGGTCCAAAAGAGATCAGAGCTGATG GTCTGGGAATCCCACAACTTTTAGAGgcgattttaaagttgttgccCTTGGATACCTACGTCGACAGACCG ACAGCAGTCATGGATCTGGTAAAGAGTGACAAGCAGAGACGTTTAGCTGTCCCAGTGTGGGACACTTACACACAGCTCCTCAGCCAGGCAGGCTCACAG AGCTCTCTGGAGAAAATGGAAAGATTTAATTTCTACGAACGAGCTAAAAAGGCATACGCTGTCGTGGCAACAGG gGAAACTGCTCTTTATGGAAACTTAATATTGAAGAAGGGAGTCATTCCTGCTGAGATGCTGCAGTGA